GATGGTCCCCAGACCCCTGCAATAATGCAAAAATGAAACAGAAACGGAATAATCCCCCCCGGACCCCCGTATAAAAAAAGGCCGGCGGGTTGCCCCACCGGCCTCTTTTCCCACGCTCCAACCTTACCTCATCCGCACTTGGAGAAACCGCACTCCAAACAGGTATCACAGCCATCCAACTGCACCACGGCCATCTGGGCACACTTGGGACACTGGGTGCTCCCCGTCAACCCCTCTTCCGCCGCCATGCGCCGCTTGGCCTTCAAATCCTCGGTGACCTCGGAACGCAACATGCCGATATCCTGCAAATGCTTCTCAATGCACTCCCCGATCTCGGCCACCAGGCTCGGCATGTACTTGCCACCCGGCTTGAAATAGCCCCCACGAGGATCGAAAACCGAACGCAACTCCTCCACCAGGAAGGTGACATCCCCCCCGTTGCGGAAAACCGCCGACAACACCCGCGTCAAGGCCACGATCCAGGCAAAGTTGTCCATGTTCTTCGAGTTGATGAAAATCTCGAAGGGACGACGATGCTCGAACTCGGTGCCCGCACTGACAATGATATCGTTGATGGTAATGTAAAGAGCATGCTCCGACAACGGCGTGGTCACCTTGTAGGTCACCCCCTCCAACTTGTCGGAACGCTCCAGCAAAGGCTGCATCTGAATCACCTTGGCCGGTGGCACCGCCGCTTCCTGCTTGCGACGCGACTTCTCCTCCACCTTGGCAGGCTCGGCCTTGGCAACCGGCGCATCGGTCACCACTTCGTAACTGACAATCTTCTTGCTGATGTTCACCGCCATGTCGATTTGGTCTCCCAGCCTTTCTGTCCGTAGCAAGTCCCTGTTGGCGGGCGGAATCCCTGCCCGCCATCTATAGTCTTCCGTAATAACCTTCTTTAAGGGCATCGAATAAATTGGCAGCGGTATGCACCTCGCCATCGTACTCCACCTCTTCGTTACCCTTCAGCTCCAGAATGGTACCATCTTCCAAAGCAAAACGATAGGTGGTTGCAGCGAGATCCTCCTCTTTGACCAACACCCCCTGAAACGCCTCGGGATTGAACCGGAAGGTGGTGCAACCCTTGAGGCCCATCTGATACGCATAGAGATAGATGCCCTTGAACTCCTCGTAAGGGAAGTCCGTGGGCACGTTGATGGTCTTGGAAATGGAGGAGTCGATCCATTTCTGTGCCGCCGACTGAATGTCCACATGCGCCCGTGGCGCGATGGTGTTGGTGTCGGCAAAAAAAGGCGGCAGACGATTGGCCTCCTCCTCCGCGCCGGGCTCGGCATGGGGGTTGACCAGAGTGCGGTAGGCCATCAATTCGAAGGAGAGCACATCCACCTTCTCCTTGGTCTTGCGCCCCTCCCGAATCACGTTGCGCGAATACTTGTGGGCGAAACTGGGCTCGATGCCGTTGGAAACGTTGTTGCCCAACGAAAGAGAGATGGTCCCCGTGGGGGCCAGGGAGGTGTGATGGGTGAAGCGACACCCCTCCCGCATGATGCGCTCCCGCAAAGCCTGGGGAAACTGAGCCATGTACCGGCTGTACCGCCCCAGCAACACCTTACCCGCCACCCGGTCCCCCAGGGCGTAACCATCCTGCACCATCTCGGGCCGCTTGGCCAGCATGGCGCCATCCACGGTGAACAACTCCTCCATGATGGGCGCCGGTCCCTTTTCGCTGGCCAGCTCCACCCCCGTCTCGAAACCGGCGATGGCCATCTCCCGCGCCACCTGCTCGGTGAAGGCCACCGATTCGGGATCCCCGTAAACCCGGCCCAACATGGTCAGACAGGAGCCCAGCCCCAGAAAGCCCATGCCGTGACGCCGCTTGCGCACGATCTCCCGCCCCTGGGAGGCCAGCGGCAGGCCGTGAATCTCCACCACGTTGTCGAGCATGCGGGTGAAAATGCGCACCACCTCGCGAAACCGCTCCCAATCGAAAACCGCCTTGCCGCTGAAGGGGTTCTTGATGAACTTGACCAGATTGATCGACCCCAGCAGACAGGCGCCGTGGGGCGGCAACGGCTGCTCCCCGCACGGGTTGGTGGCCCGGATATCCTCGTCGAACCAGTTGTTGTTCATCTCGTTCACCTTGTCGATGAGGATGAACCCCGGTTCGGCATAATCATAGGAAGAGGAGAGGATGGCATCCCATACCCGCCGCGCGGGCAGACGCCGGTAGACCCGACAGGCCACCTCGCCGCGACCGTTGGTCTTGTAGCCATCGGTCACCGGCCAGGGCCGGTAGCGGATTTCGCAATCGGGATCCTCCAGCTCGTGCCGGTTGGCCGGGAAGAGCAACTCCCAATCCTGATTGTTCTTCACCGCCTCCATGAAGGCATCGGTGATCAGACAGGAGAGGTTGAACTGCCGCAGACGCCCGTTCTCCCGCTTGGCCCGGATGAACTCCAGGATATCGGGATGGGTGATGTCGAAGGTGGCCATCTGCGCGCCGCGCCGCCCTCCCGCCGAGGAGATGGTGCGACACATGGCGTCGAAGATATCCATGAAGGAGAGCGGACCCGAGGTGCTGGCCCCGGCTCCGGCCACGAAAGCGCCCCGGGGACGCAAGGTGGAAAACTCGTAACCGATGCCGCAACCGGCTTTCAGGGTCAAACCCGCGTCGTGAACGGAGCGCAGGATGTCGTCCATCGAATCCCGCACCGTGCCCGAAACCGTGCAGTTGATGGTCGAGGTGGCCGGTTTGTGCTGCCGGGCCCCCGCATTGGAGATGATGCGTCCGGCGGGAATGGCCCCGTTGAGCAGCGCCCAGAAGAAGCGTTCGAACCAGAATTGCCGCTTCGGCTCGACCTCCACCATGGCCAGAGCCATGGCCACCCGGCGGTAGGTATCTTCCACCGTGGCATCCAACGGCTGCCCATCCTTGGTCTTGAGACGGTATTTCTTGTCCCAGATATCCCAGGATGCCGCTTGCATCACCACCTCTTCGGGGTTCACGGAAAATTGGAGTTCGGCTTTATGGAACATGTCGCTTGCTTTCCTGACAGGAGACCGAACGACGCGCACCGACCGCCCGAAGGCTGCCAACCTGCCCCGCTCCCCACCCCTTCCGGAGAGACAACAACACCCTAACGGGTTTATGCAATCCGTATACCAGCACCGAGTCTCGCCTCAAAAGCCGAAGAATGTCCTTGGAATCGGGAATCTTTCTACACCCTTTGAGCGGCGCTTGGAAGGGATAATCATTGCCTGCCTCACGATTGGGCAGATTTAAAAAGTCTAAATAAATCAGTGCCTTGTCTTGCATACAAAAAATCCTTCCACTTGTCAATTGCCTTCGTGCAAAGGTCCGTCGTTGCTGGAATTTGTGGCTTCGGGAAGCGGGATTCCACCTCTTGCGACCGCAAAGCAAGGCCTGTAAATATTTTTCCTTGCTATTTCACGCAAAAGAAGATTTTCCCTCCCCAAACCATCCGTCAAAGAGCATAACACATTCGAAAGCCCTTGATCAGGCCAGGGACATCCCACCATTTTCTTCCCAAACATGGGGGAAATCCCCAGGGGCGCCTTTGCAAAAGGGGACGGGTAGGCTATCCTTGGCGTTCGAAATTTCCCCAGGGGGATTGAACGCCACTTTCTCGTCGTGATCAGGCAGGCTTATCGTGTCCAATACCGTATCGTTCGGCTTCAAGGAGATTCCCATCACCGACAAGGTGCGCGAGGTCAAGCGCATCTTCGATACCGTGGCGGATCGCTACGATCTGATGAACGATCTGATGTCCCTGGGCATCCACCGCCTGTGGAAGGATCAGGCCATTCGCACCCTGCGGCCCGGCAAGGGCTGGCGGGTGCTGGACGTGGCCGCCGGAACCGGCGATCTGGCCCAGCGCATCCACCCCAGGATCGGGGAGACGGGACGCATCCTGCTCTACGATATCAACTACCGCATGCTGGAAACCGGACGGGACCGCCTGACCAACGAAGGTCTGCTCTCCGGCCTCGACTGGGTTCAGGGCGATGCCGAGTCCCTGCCCTTTCCGGACAACAGCTTTCACGGGGTGACCATCGGCTTCGGCATTCGCAACGTGACCCGCATCGAAACCGCCTTTCGGGAGATGTTCCGCGTGTTGCGTCCCGGCGGGCGGCTGATGTGCCTGGAGTTCTCCCGTATGGCCATTCCCGCCCTGCGGCCCCTCTACGACACCTACTCCTTCCGCCTGCTGCCCCAGATCGGCCATTGGGTGGCCGGGGACCGGGACGCCTATCAGTATCTGGTGGAGTCGATCCGCCGCTTCCCGGATCAGGAGACCCTCAAGGCGCTGCTGGAGCGTTGCGGTTTCTTCGGGGTGCGCTATTCCAATCTCTCCGGCGGCATTGCCGCCATCCATCTGGCTCACAAGGTCTGACAACATGCCTACCCGACTGCTCGCCCTGCCCTTGAAACTGTTGCCGCAGCCGTTCACCGCGGTCTCCCTGGGCATCACCCTGAACCTCTTCTTCAGCCGCTACCCCGCCTTGAAGGAGCGCTTGAGCGAACTCGGGGGCAAGATCTTCGAATTCGACGTGGAGGATCTGGGCAAGCAGTTCTACATGCGGGTGGAAGACAACGGCGGGATTCTGCTGCACACCTATTGCGACGACGATTGCCACGTCACCATGGCCGGGGAAAGCACCGCGTTCCTGGACCTGCTGACCGGTCAGGCCGATCCCGATTCGCTCTTCTTCTCGCGGCGTCTCAAGCTCTCCGGCGAGACCGACACCGGGTTGAGGTTCAAGAATCTGTTGGACAACGTGGAGATCGACTGGGAAAAGGAGATGGCCTCCGTGGTGGGCGGACCGATGGCCGGCGTACTGGATGGCTGGCGCAAACAGACCTTCGCCGGCATGCAGCAGGGCCGGAAGATCGTGGAGGCCGGTGTGGAACGTTGGGTGGGCAATACCGGTCTGCCCCGCAAGGGCGAACTGGAACCGCTGCACCAGGCGGTGGAGGTTTTGGGGGAGACCTTGGGCCGCCTGGAGGCGCGGGCTTCCCGACTGGAAAAACGCCTGGCCCTGCAGAGCAAGGCCAAAACCCCGAACCCGTGAGGTCCACGGCCTTTTAATATTTATCTTTTAAGTATCAAAAAAAGAAAATGTTCTGTCCTTTGACTTTGCCATTTTATATTTTATACCAATGAAGACTTTTAAAATTCAAAGATACAAAGTCAAAGGATAGAACATTTTCTTTTTTTGATACTTAAAAGATAAATATTGAAAGGCAGTCCTTCAATATCAATCCCTGACCCCCGACCAGGAAACCCGAATCGATCATGCTGACCACCTTGCGCACCCTTCTCCGCCTCTGGTTCATCCTGCGGATCGTGGTGCGTTACGATGCCCTGCCCCTGCTCTCCGAAAAGGCCCTGCCCTACCGCATCCTGGTCTGGCTCGCCGGTCTGCGCCCGTCGACACGCGCCCTGCGCCGCCGGTACACCTCCTCGGAACGCATGCGCAAAGCCCTGGAAGCCCTCGGCCCCACCTTCATCAAATTCGGTCAGGCCCTCTCCACCCGGGTGGAATCCCTGCCCGAAGAGGTGGCCCGGGAGATGAAAAAGCTCCAGGACGAGGTGCCCCCCTTCCCCTTCGAAAAGGTGCGCGAAACCATCGAGGAGTCTCTCAAGGGCCGCCTGGAAGACTTTTTCCCCCAGTTCGACTCCGTTCCCGTGGCCTCCGCCTCCATCGCCCAGGTGCATCACGCCTTCACCAAAGAGGGACGCGAGGTGGCGGTCAAGGTCAAACGCCCTCAGATCGACGCCGTGGTGGAGTCGGATATTCGCATGCTGTCGCAACTGGCGGGCCTGGTGGAGATGTACGTTCCCGAGTGGCGCCGCTTCCGGGTGCAGAAGGTGGTGGACGAGTTCGCCGCCACCATCCGTTCCGAAATGAACTTCCAGGTGGAAGCCGCACGGGCCCAGCAGTTCCGTGACAACTTCCGCCTCGACAAGGAGTTGCGCATTCCCGAGGTGATCTGGTCCCTCTCCGGCCAGCGGGTCATGACCCTGGAATGGATCGACGGCTTTCCCATCGACGAACTGCGGGATCACCCCGAATTCGCCAGCCGGGTGGATCGCATCTCCCGCAACATCGTCACCGCCTTTTTCAAACAGGTCTTCCGGGACGGCTATTTTCACGCCGACCAGCACCCCGGCAACATCTTCGTGACCCCGGACGGCACCATCGTCATTCTCGATTTCGGCATCACCGGGCAGGTGTCGATGCAGACCCGCATCTGGCTGGCGGTGATGCTGCAGGGCTTTTTGATGCGGGACTACCGCAAGGTGGCGCGGGTGCATCTGGACGCGGGCTACATCCCCATGGACACCGACATGGGTGAATTCGAGGAGGCCTGCCGTCAGATCGGCGAGCCGGTCTTCGGTCAGCCGCTGAAGGAGATCTCCATCGGCAAGCTGCTGGCCCAGTTGTTCAAGGTGACGGAGCAGTTCAACATGCCGGTGCAGCCGCAACTGCTGCTGCTGCAAAAGACCATGGTCACGCTGGAGGGGGTGGGTCGGGAGATCAACCCGGAACTCAACGTCTGGCTGCTGGCGGAGCCGTTGATCCGGGAGTGGATGATGGATCATCTGGGGCCGAAGGGGCGGTTGCTCAACGCCCGGGAGACCATCAGCAACAGTCTGCACGCCACCACCCAGTTGCCGGAGCTGCTCTACACCGGCATCGAACGCCTGGCGCGGGACCGGGTGCGCATGCGCCTGCATCCCGAATCGCTGCAAACCCTGGAGGAGCGCATGAACGTGGGTTTCCGCCAGCAGGTGGCGGCCATTTTCGGCGGGGCGCTGTTGATGTCGGCGGCCATGCTGATCGCCTCGGGCTCCTCCGCCTGGTGGTACGTCCCCGCCCTGGGACTTTCGGCAGGCCAGTTCCTCAAGGCCTCACGCCTGCTTAAATAATTTCTTACTGGAGAAAAAACCGCAAAACGCCAACAATCAAGCAGGAATATCTTCCACATCCCTTGCCTTGTAATATTTTTCTTTTAAGTATCAAAAAAAGAAAATGTTCTGTCCTTTGACTTATCCTTTATCCTGAATCCGTTATCCTTCAGGCTCGCCCAGCTCAAGGCCATCCTTTTCGGGGGCCTTTTCCCGAAAAGGATGGCCCAAAAGCGAGCCCGCCATGGGTCCTTTCAGCGCCAATCGTCTTGTTGATTGGCGCTGAAAGGAGTGGATTGCCCGACGGAGGTTGCCACATCCCCCCCCTTTCGGGATATCATGGCGCACATGCGTACCTCCTCCGCCCTCCTGCATCGCGCCTTGCTCATCATCGCCCTCGGGGTGGTGGTGGCCACCGTTTTGAATCTTCTGGCGGTGCGGCTGCTGCTGTTGCCCGATTTCCTGCGGTTGGAAGAAGACAAAGCCCGGCAGTCCCTTTTTCAGGCCCGCAAGCTGCTTCTGGGCGAATTGAGCCATCTGGGGGACACCACCGCCGACTGGGGCGTCTGGGAAGATACCTTTGAGTTCATGCGCAACCGCAATCCGGAATACATTGCCAAGAATCTCACCCCCGAGACTCTGACCAATCTGAAGTTGAACCTCATGGCCCTTTACGCACCGGAGGGCCTCAAGGTTTGGGGAACCGTTATCGATTCCGCGGAAAAGAAGGAGCTGCCCCTGCCCCCCTTCGATGCGCCGTTTCTGGACCGGGAACACCCCTTGCTGCGCATTTCCCCGGGATCCACCAAAGAGAGCGGCTTCTGGCCCACCTCAGCGGGACTGCTCTTCGTGGGACGATCGCCCATCCTGAAAAGCAGCGCCTCCGAAGAGCGTCAGGGCACGCTGCTGATGGGGCGGCTGCTGGACCGCACCTACCAGGAGACGCTACAGGCCATGCTGCCGGAGGGCACCACCCTGCAGGCCTTCCCCTCGGCACAGACGGGCGATGCCCTGAAACGGGCCCTGGCCTGGGAGCTCAAGAACCATATCAACCAGGCGGAAGAGGGCATTCGCATCACCCGTGGCAAAGAGCATGTCACGGCCCAGATGCTGCTGCCGGACATCGAGGGCCGCCCGGCGCTGCTGATCACCACCCGTTTCGGCACGGAAATCAGCGGTCGCGGCGAGTTGCTCTTCACCTATCTGTTGTTGACCATCGGCGTCAGCGGCGGACTGGTGCTGCTCGGGGTGGGCTGGTTCTTCGAACGCAAGGTGGTGGGACCGGTCTGGCGGCTGCGTCAGATCGCTTGCGATCTCGACATTCACGATCCGCAAAAGGTGCAGGATTGCCTGAACCGACTGAAGACCCTGGGTCTCGAAGAGAAGGCCGAGGTGCGCGCCCTGGCGGCTGGACTGGAGGAGCTGCTGCTGCGCAGCTCCCGCCAGGCGGAAGAGTTGGCCAGTCTCAATCGGGAACTGGTATCCGAGGTGGAGCAACGCCTCGCTGCGGAACAGCGTCTGCAGCAACTCAACGAAACCCTCTCCCGTCTGAGTCGCACCGACGCCCTGACCGGACTGGCCAACCGGCGCGCCTTCGACGAAATACTCTCCCAGGAGTTGAAACGCTGCCAGCGCATGGGGCAGACCCTGGCTTTGCTCCTGATGGACGTGGACCGCTTCAAGGCCTTCAACGACACCTACGGCCATCCGGAAGGGGATGAGTGTCTGCGCAAACTGGGGGAGGTGCTTGCCGCCTGCGCCCGGCGTCCGGGAGACCTGGCGGCTCGCTACGGCGGCGAGGAGTTCGCCGTGATCCTGCCCGCCACCACCCTGGAAGGAGCCGCCGACGTGGCGGGACAGATTCATGCCGGACTGGCGAAATGGGCCATTCCCCACACCGCCTCGGCCACCGGCGTGGTCACCGTGAGCATCGGCATGGTGCTGTTGCCGCCCGAGAGGGAATCCACCCCGGAAGAATTGATTCAGCAGGCCGACAAAGCCCTCTACGACGCCAAGCAGGGAGGACGCAACCGGACCGAAATCGCCGGATCCCGGAACAATACGGTGTGAGTCCTTCTTGCTTCCCACCCCGACAGGCCGTTTCGCAACATCATCCCTCTTCAAACGGGTCAATCAGCCGCAATGCGTCAATCCGCCGGAAGTCTTCCACATTGCGCGTCATAAGCGGCAATCCCTCTACCAATGCACTGGCAGCGATGATGGCGTCAGGCAGCTTGATGGACAACCGCCCACGCAACAAGACAACCTGGTCAGCAACTTTCCGGGAAAGAGGGATTTCATCCATGGCTAAAAGAAGCTTCCGGGCATCGAGACGACTTTGGTCGGTGTGACCGCGCCAACCAAGAAGTTCAATGGTGGTGATGATGGAAACCGCCGCGCCTTCAACCAGGGAACGTTCCACCCTTCGAAGAAAGGACACATCGGGATAACAGGCCAGATAGTCAATCAGAACATTGGTGTCGAGCAGTCGGACGGCGTTCAATCACGAGGCTCCCTGATACCCCACTCATCGCGCATGGCGGCAAATTCCCTACGCAGTTCGAGGGGGTCGGTTTGCGGGAAACTGGCCCGAGCGGCATGTGCCAGGTCGAGAATAGAGGACTCCGCATGACCAACCCCCTCCTCAACCAGGACGATGACCCTGACGTTGGCGGCGTTGGCGGGAAGGCGGTCACTGTGAACATCGAGTCGATGATCGATAATGGCGGTTTGAATTTCAACGGCATACATGGTTTTGGTCTCCTCTGTCGCCGCGATGGGGAAATCTCCATCAAACACGATCAGTTTATCCACTATCTCGCACCACTCGCAACGCCCTCTACCAATGTTTCTCCGGCAAACCCCCACCCCGGCGGAATCAGCGGCTAAGGATCCTGGACTGCGTCAGGGGATTGCCTGTCCGCCGCCATCATGCGGCCCAGCAATTGCCCCATCCGGCGCATCTCCTCTTCGTCGTACAATTGGTGCAACCAGCCGCCCACCTCGGCACGCACCTCGCGAATGGCCCGTTGGGCAAGCTGCACCCCCTGCTCCGACAAGCGCACCGGCTTGACCCGGCGGTCCCCCTCCCGGGTGGAACGCACCACCAGGCCCCGCTCCTCCAGCTCCTTGAGAATCTTGGTCAAACCGCCGGAAGTCAGCAGCACCGCCTGCTGCAAGCCCATGGGCGTCAACTCCCACGGCGGGGGACTGCGCCGCAGACTGGCCAGCACGTCGAACTGCGCCGGGCTCAGGCGATGCCGCGCCAATACCTCCCCCACCCGGCGGAAATGCACCTCCCTGGCCCGAAGCAGGGAAAAGACGAACCCCATCAGCGGCGCATCCAGCGATTCCGGCCAGTTGGCCCGGTGCAGGGCGATCAACTCCTCCGTGGTCTCCAACATAGTTTCACCTCCCGGCTCACCTTTTCATCTCGTGCGGGCCAAGAGTAAAGGCAACGAACGGCAAAGATCAAGAAATCTTTCTTGCAAGATTGTTTCAGGTGCGCTAACAATCACCCATCCAGTCGCCCTGGCCGGGAGATAGAGGGACCATGCCGCCTGCCGTTTCACCGCCGATCCTGCTGATTTCCGCTCTCCTGTTGCTTGGGGGCTGCTGGCTGCCCGGTCCCGATTTCCGCCGCCCGACGCCGGAGGTCGAGGCCCGCTGGCAGGCGGCGCTGCCCCACGAGGGTTCGCTGGTCCGGCTCGCCGACTGGTGGACCCACTTCGACGACCCGCTGTTGCCACGGCTGATCGCACGGGCCGAGGCGGGGCATCCCAATTTGGAGAAGGCCCTGGCCAGTCTGGCGGAAGCCCGTGCGGGGGTGGCCTCCGCCACGGCGACGGGGTTGCCGGTGGTCAACACCGGGGCATCCCTGGCGCGGGGGGGTGAAGCGGGCAACAGCGCCCTGCCCGCCACCACCAACCGCAAGGTCAGCCTGGACGCCAGTTGGGAGTTGGGGCTTTTCGGCAGCGTGCAACGCGCCATGGAGGTGGCCACGGCCCAGATGGCGGCGCGGGAGGAGAGCTGGCACCAGGCCCGCATCACCCTGGCCGCCGAGGTGGCGGCGCGATACGTCGATTACCGCTCCTGCCGGCGACTGGTGGGCAATTTGGAAGAGGAACTGACCTCCCGCCGCACCACGCGGGAGGTGGTGGGCAAAGCGGTGGCGGCGGGTTTGCGGGCGGCGGCGGAAGCCGAACTGGCCCGTGCCGTCGTTGCCGAGGGGGAGTCGCAACGGACGGCCCAGGAGATGGAGTGCGAACTGGCGCTCAAGGCGCTGGTGGCCTTGAGCGGCCTGGAAGAGACCACCTTGCGGGAGTGGCTGGCCGAGCCCGCCCCGCCGCTGCCCGCGCCCGAACGCTTCGCCGTGACCACGCTGCCGGCGGCGCTGCCTTCCCAGCGACCCGATCTGGCCGCCGCCGAGCATGAACTGGCCGCCGCATCCGCCGCCATCGGCTATGCCGAGGCGCAACGTTATCCGCGTTTTTCCCTGACCGGCAGCATCGGCCTGCGCCACGCCGACTTCAAGGGGCAGAGCCCGGAGTTCCGCCCCTGGAGTTTCGGCCCCTCCCTCTCCCTGCCGCTGTTCGACGCCGGAGCGCGGCAGGCCCAGGTGGATGCCGCCACCGCCCGTTATCAACAGGCCCTGGCGGCCTATCGACTGGCGGTGCGCCTGGCCATCCGCGAGGTGGAGGAGGCGCTCACCCGGCTGGATGCGGCCACCCGCCGCGCCGGCGCCGCCCAAACCGCCGCCGATGGCCAGAAGGCCTTCTTCCTCGCCACCCTGGAACACTACCGGCAAGGGGGCGCGGACCTGTTGCGCGTCGAGGAGACCCGACGCAACGCCGGGCAGGCGGAACGCAACCGCCTGTTGCTGGAACGGGAACAGGTGCAACAGTGGATCGCCCTTTACAAAGCTCTCGGCGGTGGCTGGGAGAGGAGAGACGACACGCCATGAAACGGACCGTCATCGCCCTTCTGCTGCCGGGCCTGCTGCTCGGCGGCGTGCTGCAGGCCGCCCCCGAGACCCCGGCCACCGGGGACAAAGCCGTTCTCACCGTGGAGAGCTGTCTGCCGGTGTTGAAGGAGTGGCCCGAGGAGATCACCGCCAGCGGCGGGGTCTTCGCCTGGCAGGAGGCCATCGTGGCGGCGGAACTGGGCGGATTGGCCCTGCAGGCGGTGCGGGTGGATGTGGGTTCCGTGGTGAAGAAGGGTCAGGAGCTGGCCCGTCTCTCCGACGAGATGCAGCAGGCCGCCGTGGCGCTGCAGCAGGCCAACGCGGCCAAGGCCCGAGTGGCCCTGGAAGAGGCGCGCGGCAACGCGCAACGCGCCCGGCAGGTCAAGGGGAGCGGCGCCCTCTCCGAACAGCAGATCAACCAGTATCTCCTGGCCGAGAAATCCGCCGCCGCCAGCCTCGCGGCCAGCGAGGCCTCTCTGCGACTGGAGGAGACCCGCCTGAAGCAGACCCGCATTCTCGCCGCCGACGACGGTCTGATCACCGCCCGCAACGCCACCCTGGGCGCGGTGGTGGGCAGCGGTGCGGAGTTGTTCCGCCTGTTGCGTCAAAACCGTCTGGAGTGGCGGGCCGAAGTCACCGCCAGCCTGCTGCCGCGCCTTCAGCCGGGCCAGACGGCGCGGTTGACCCTCTCCAGCGGGCAGG
This sequence is a window from Magnetococcales bacterium. Protein-coding genes within it:
- a CDS encoding efflux transporter outer membrane subunit, which produces MPPAVSPPILLISALLLLGGCWLPGPDFRRPTPEVEARWQAALPHEGSLVRLADWWTHFDDPLLPRLIARAEAGHPNLEKALASLAEARAGVASATATGLPVVNTGASLARGGEAGNSALPATTNRKVSLDASWELGLFGSVQRAMEVATAQMAAREESWHQARITLAAEVAARYVDYRSCRRLVGNLEEELTSRRTTREVVGKAVAAGLRAAAEAELARAVVAEGESQRTAQEMECELALKALVALSGLEETTLREWLAEPAPPLPAPERFAVTTLPAALPSQRPDLAAAEHELAAASAAIGYAEAQRYPRFSLTGSIGLRHADFKGQSPEFRPWSFGPSLSLPLFDAGARQAQVDAATARYQQALAAYRLAVRLAIREVEEALTRLDAATRRAGAAQTAADGQKAFFLATLEHYRQGGADLLRVEETRRNAGQAERNRLLLEREQVQQWIALYKALGGGWERRDDTP
- a CDS encoding efflux RND transporter periplasmic adaptor subunit, encoding MKRTVIALLLPGLLLGGVLQAAPETPATGDKAVLTVESCLPVLKEWPEEITASGGVFAWQEAIVAAELGGLALQAVRVDVGSVVKKGQELARLSDEMQQAAVALQQANAAKARVALEEARGNAQRARQVKGSGALSEQQINQYLLAEKSAAASLAASEASLRLEETRLKQTRILAADDGLITARNATLGAVVGSGAELFRLLRQNRLEWRAEVTASLLPRLQPGQTARLTLSSGQETSGTVRQIAPSLDAASRKALVYLDLPPDTPARAGMFAQGFIRQAQSPALTLPQSALVFSDGHRYVFTLDADLRVSRRKVAIGRSRENAVEILSGLEPGQKVVASGGAFLHEGDRVRLASGAAP